A single region of the Larus michahellis chromosome W, bLarMic1.1, whole genome shotgun sequence genome encodes:
- the LOC141735508 gene encoding sorting nexin-18-like isoform X1, with product MALRARALYDFRSENPGEISLREHEVLSLCSEQDIEGWLEGVNSRGDRGLFPASYVQVIRAPAAEPPPPARYANLPAGSFEPLPPPAAFKLATQQAPPAAAPEPFSLPPAARYPLPLAPYGGSYEPSQGSDDDWDDDWDESSTVADEPGVLGSTYPNYKVAGSQASGRYCLSTGSELSLSSRSDHLAGHLHLPGSSTKSSATVSRNLNRFSTFVKSGGEAFVLGEASGFVKDGDKLCVVLGPRGPEWQENPYPFQCSIEDPTKQTKFKGMKSYIAYKLVPSHTGQQVHRRYKHFDWLYGRLAEKFPVISVPHLPEKQATGRFEEDFISKRRKGLAWWMDHMCSHPVLAQCDAFQHFLTCPSTDEKAWKQGKRKAEKDEMVGANFFLTISVPTSTGTDLDLQEVESQVDGFKAFTKKMDESTLQLNHTANEFARKQVTGFKKEYQKVGHSFKCLSQAFELDQQAFSAGLNQAIAFTAEAYYAIGDLFADQPRQDLDAVMDLLVLYQGHLANFPDIIHVQKVQLFCFVLYTGALTKVKESKRHVEEGKMELQKAEGIQERCNIISFVTLAEINHFHKIRVRDFKSQMQHFLQQQILFFQKVTQKLEEALYKYDSV from the exons ATGGCGTTGCGGGCCCGGGCGCTGTACGACTTCAGGTCAGAGAACCCGGGGGAGATCTCGCTGCGGGAGCACGAGGTGCTGAGCCTCTGCAGCGAGCAGGACATCGAGGGCTGGCTGGAGGGCGTCAACAGCCGCGGCGACCGCGGCCTCTTCCCGGCCTCCTACGTGCAGGTTATCCGCGCTCCggccgccgagccgccgccgcccgcccgctacGCCAACCTCCCCGCTGGCAGCTTCGAGCCGCTGCCGCCCCCTGCCGCCTTTAAGCTGGCAACACAGCAGGCACCTCCGGCGGCGGCGCCTGAGCCCTTCTCGCTGCCTCCCGCCGCCAGATACCCCTTACCGCTGGCGCCCTATGGCGGGTCCTACGAGCCCAGCCAAGGTAGCGATGACGACTGGGATGATGACTGGGATGAAAGCTCCACGGTGGCCGATGAGCCAGGCGTCCTGGGCAGCACCTACCCCAACTACAAGGTGGCGGGCAGCCAGGCCTCTGGCCGCTACTGCCTGTCCACGGGGTCTGAGCTGTCCCTGAGTTCCCGCAGTGACCACCTGGCAGGCCACCTGcacctgcctggcagcagcaccaAGAGCTCAGCCACGGTGAGCCGCAACCTCAACCGCTTCTCCACATTTGTCAAGTCTGGTGGGGAGGCCTTCGTGCTGGGTGAGGCATCGGGCTTCGTGAAGGATGGGGACAAGCTGTGCGTGGTGCTGGGCCCCCGTGGCCCCGAGTGGCAGGAGAACCCTTACCCCTTCCAGTGCTCCATCGAGgaccccaccaaacagaccaagTTCAAGGGCATGAAGAGCTACATTGCCTACAAGCTGGTGCCCAGCCACACTGGGCAGCAGGTGCACCGTCGCTACAAGCACTTTGACTGGCTCTACGGGCGCCTGGCTGAGAAGTTCCCCGTCATCTCTGTGCCCCACTTGCCGGAGAAGCAGGCCACTGGCCGCTTTGAGGAGGACTTCATCTCCAAACGTCGCAAAGGCCTGGCCTGGTGGATGGACCACATGTGCAGCCACCCTGTGCTGGCTCAGTGCGATGCCTTCCAGCACTTCCTCACCTGTCCCAGCACGGATGAGAAGGCCTGGAAACAAGGCAAGCGCAAAGCTGAGAAAGACGAGATGGTGGGTGCCAACTTTTTCCTGACCATCAGTGTCCCCACTAGCACTGGGACCGACCTGGATTTACAGGAGGTGGAAAGCCAGGTGGATGGCTTCAAAGCCTTCACAAAGAAGATGGATGAGAGCACCCTGCAGCTTAATCACACAGCCAATGAGTTTGCCCGCAAACAAGTCACTGGTTTCAAGAAGGAATACCAGAAGGTGGGGCACTCCTTTAAGTGCCTCAGTCAGGCATTTGAGCTGGACCAGCAGGCCTTTTCGGCCGGCCTCAACCAAGCCATAGCCTTCACTGCAGAAGCTTATTATGCCATTGGGGACCTCTTTGCGGATCAGCCCCGGCAGGACCTAGATGCTGTGATGGATTTGTTAGTGCTGTATCAGGGGCATTTGGCCAACTTTCCAGACATCATCCATGTCCAGAAAG TTCAActattctgttttgttctttacaCAGGAGCCCTTACCAAAGTAAAGGAGAGTAAGCGACATGTGGAAGAGGGGAAGATGGAGCTCCAAAAAGCTGAGGGCATTCAAGAACGCTGTAACATTATTTCTTTTGTGACCCTAGCAGAAATTAATCATTTCCATAAAATTCGTGTGAGGGACTTTAAATCACAGATGCAGCATTTCTTGCAACAGCAAATACTCTTTTTTCAAAAAGTGACACAAAAGCTTGAGGAAGCTCTTTACAAGTATGACAGTGTTTAA
- the LOC141735508 gene encoding sorting nexin-18-like isoform X2, whose product MALRARALYDFRSENPGEISLREHEVLSLCSEQDIEGWLEGVNSRGDRGLFPASYVQVIRAPAAEPPPPARYANLPAGSFEPLPPPAAFKLATQQAPPAAAPEPFSLPPAARYPLPLAPYGGSYEPSQGSDDDWDDDWDESSTVADEPGVLGSTYPNYKVAGSQASGRYCLSTGSELSLSSRSDHLAGHLHLPGSSTKSSATVSRNLNRFSTFVKSGGEAFVLGEASGFVKDGDKLCVVLGPRGPEWQENPYPFQCSIEDPTKQTKFKGMKSYIAYKLVPSHTGQQVHRRYKHFDWLYGRLAEKFPVISVPHLPEKQATGRFEEDFISKRRKGLAWWMDHMCSHPVLAQCDAFQHFLTCPSTDEKAWKQGKRKAEKDEMVGANFFLTISVPTSTGTDLDLQEVESQVDGFKAFTKKMDESTLQLNHTANEFARKQVTGFKKEYQKVGHSFKCLSQAFELDQQAFSAGLNQAIAFTAEAYYAIGDLFADQPRQDLDAVMDLLVLYQGHLANFPDIIHVQKGALTKVKESKRHVEEGKMELQKAEGIQERCNIISFVTLAEINHFHKIRVRDFKSQMQHFLQQQILFFQKVTQKLEEALYKYDSV is encoded by the exons ATGGCGTTGCGGGCCCGGGCGCTGTACGACTTCAGGTCAGAGAACCCGGGGGAGATCTCGCTGCGGGAGCACGAGGTGCTGAGCCTCTGCAGCGAGCAGGACATCGAGGGCTGGCTGGAGGGCGTCAACAGCCGCGGCGACCGCGGCCTCTTCCCGGCCTCCTACGTGCAGGTTATCCGCGCTCCggccgccgagccgccgccgcccgcccgctacGCCAACCTCCCCGCTGGCAGCTTCGAGCCGCTGCCGCCCCCTGCCGCCTTTAAGCTGGCAACACAGCAGGCACCTCCGGCGGCGGCGCCTGAGCCCTTCTCGCTGCCTCCCGCCGCCAGATACCCCTTACCGCTGGCGCCCTATGGCGGGTCCTACGAGCCCAGCCAAGGTAGCGATGACGACTGGGATGATGACTGGGATGAAAGCTCCACGGTGGCCGATGAGCCAGGCGTCCTGGGCAGCACCTACCCCAACTACAAGGTGGCGGGCAGCCAGGCCTCTGGCCGCTACTGCCTGTCCACGGGGTCTGAGCTGTCCCTGAGTTCCCGCAGTGACCACCTGGCAGGCCACCTGcacctgcctggcagcagcaccaAGAGCTCAGCCACGGTGAGCCGCAACCTCAACCGCTTCTCCACATTTGTCAAGTCTGGTGGGGAGGCCTTCGTGCTGGGTGAGGCATCGGGCTTCGTGAAGGATGGGGACAAGCTGTGCGTGGTGCTGGGCCCCCGTGGCCCCGAGTGGCAGGAGAACCCTTACCCCTTCCAGTGCTCCATCGAGgaccccaccaaacagaccaagTTCAAGGGCATGAAGAGCTACATTGCCTACAAGCTGGTGCCCAGCCACACTGGGCAGCAGGTGCACCGTCGCTACAAGCACTTTGACTGGCTCTACGGGCGCCTGGCTGAGAAGTTCCCCGTCATCTCTGTGCCCCACTTGCCGGAGAAGCAGGCCACTGGCCGCTTTGAGGAGGACTTCATCTCCAAACGTCGCAAAGGCCTGGCCTGGTGGATGGACCACATGTGCAGCCACCCTGTGCTGGCTCAGTGCGATGCCTTCCAGCACTTCCTCACCTGTCCCAGCACGGATGAGAAGGCCTGGAAACAAGGCAAGCGCAAAGCTGAGAAAGACGAGATGGTGGGTGCCAACTTTTTCCTGACCATCAGTGTCCCCACTAGCACTGGGACCGACCTGGATTTACAGGAGGTGGAAAGCCAGGTGGATGGCTTCAAAGCCTTCACAAAGAAGATGGATGAGAGCACCCTGCAGCTTAATCACACAGCCAATGAGTTTGCCCGCAAACAAGTCACTGGTTTCAAGAAGGAATACCAGAAGGTGGGGCACTCCTTTAAGTGCCTCAGTCAGGCATTTGAGCTGGACCAGCAGGCCTTTTCGGCCGGCCTCAACCAAGCCATAGCCTTCACTGCAGAAGCTTATTATGCCATTGGGGACCTCTTTGCGGATCAGCCCCGGCAGGACCTAGATGCTGTGATGGATTTGTTAGTGCTGTATCAGGGGCATTTGGCCAACTTTCCAGACATCATCCATGTCCAGAAAG GAGCCCTTACCAAAGTAAAGGAGAGTAAGCGACATGTGGAAGAGGGGAAGATGGAGCTCCAAAAAGCTGAGGGCATTCAAGAACGCTGTAACATTATTTCTTTTGTGACCCTAGCAGAAATTAATCATTTCCATAAAATTCGTGTGAGGGACTTTAAATCACAGATGCAGCATTTCTTGCAACAGCAAATACTCTTTTTTCAAAAAGTGACACAAAAGCTTGAGGAAGCTCTTTACAAGTATGACAGTGTTTAA
- the LOC141735508 gene encoding sorting nexin-18-like isoform X3, whose amino-acid sequence MALRARALYDFRSENPGEISLREHEVLSLCSEQDIEGWLEGVNSRGDRGLFPASYVQVIRAPAAEPPPPARYANLPAGSFEPLPPPAAFKLATQQAPPAAAPEPFSLPPAARYPLPLAPYGGSYEPSQGSDDDWDDDWDESSTVADEPGVLGSTYPNYKVAGSQASGRYCLSTGSELSLSSRSDHLAGHLHLPGSSTKSSATVSRNLNRFSTFVKSGGEAFVLGEASGFVKDGDKLCVVLGPRGPEWQENPYPFQCSIEDPTKQTKFKGMKSYIAYKLVPSHTGQQVHRRYKHFDWLYGRLAEKFPVISVPHLPEKQATGRFEEDFISKRRKGLAWWMDHMCSHPVLAQCDAFQHFLTCPSTDEKAWKQGKRKAEKDEMVGANFFLTISVPTSTGTDLDLQEVESQVDGFKAFTKKMDESTLQLNHTANEFARKQVTGFKKEYQKVGHSFKCLSQAFELDQQAFSAGLNQAIAFTAEAYYAIGDLFADQPRQDLDAVMDLLVLYQGHLANFPDIIHVQKASFWAAGAHCWRMLMRSST is encoded by the exons ATGGCGTTGCGGGCCCGGGCGCTGTACGACTTCAGGTCAGAGAACCCGGGGGAGATCTCGCTGCGGGAGCACGAGGTGCTGAGCCTCTGCAGCGAGCAGGACATCGAGGGCTGGCTGGAGGGCGTCAACAGCCGCGGCGACCGCGGCCTCTTCCCGGCCTCCTACGTGCAGGTTATCCGCGCTCCggccgccgagccgccgccgcccgcccgctacGCCAACCTCCCCGCTGGCAGCTTCGAGCCGCTGCCGCCCCCTGCCGCCTTTAAGCTGGCAACACAGCAGGCACCTCCGGCGGCGGCGCCTGAGCCCTTCTCGCTGCCTCCCGCCGCCAGATACCCCTTACCGCTGGCGCCCTATGGCGGGTCCTACGAGCCCAGCCAAGGTAGCGATGACGACTGGGATGATGACTGGGATGAAAGCTCCACGGTGGCCGATGAGCCAGGCGTCCTGGGCAGCACCTACCCCAACTACAAGGTGGCGGGCAGCCAGGCCTCTGGCCGCTACTGCCTGTCCACGGGGTCTGAGCTGTCCCTGAGTTCCCGCAGTGACCACCTGGCAGGCCACCTGcacctgcctggcagcagcaccaAGAGCTCAGCCACGGTGAGCCGCAACCTCAACCGCTTCTCCACATTTGTCAAGTCTGGTGGGGAGGCCTTCGTGCTGGGTGAGGCATCGGGCTTCGTGAAGGATGGGGACAAGCTGTGCGTGGTGCTGGGCCCCCGTGGCCCCGAGTGGCAGGAGAACCCTTACCCCTTCCAGTGCTCCATCGAGgaccccaccaaacagaccaagTTCAAGGGCATGAAGAGCTACATTGCCTACAAGCTGGTGCCCAGCCACACTGGGCAGCAGGTGCACCGTCGCTACAAGCACTTTGACTGGCTCTACGGGCGCCTGGCTGAGAAGTTCCCCGTCATCTCTGTGCCCCACTTGCCGGAGAAGCAGGCCACTGGCCGCTTTGAGGAGGACTTCATCTCCAAACGTCGCAAAGGCCTGGCCTGGTGGATGGACCACATGTGCAGCCACCCTGTGCTGGCTCAGTGCGATGCCTTCCAGCACTTCCTCACCTGTCCCAGCACGGATGAGAAGGCCTGGAAACAAGGCAAGCGCAAAGCTGAGAAAGACGAGATGGTGGGTGCCAACTTTTTCCTGACCATCAGTGTCCCCACTAGCACTGGGACCGACCTGGATTTACAGGAGGTGGAAAGCCAGGTGGATGGCTTCAAAGCCTTCACAAAGAAGATGGATGAGAGCACCCTGCAGCTTAATCACACAGCCAATGAGTTTGCCCGCAAACAAGTCACTGGTTTCAAGAAGGAATACCAGAAGGTGGGGCACTCCTTTAAGTGCCTCAGTCAGGCATTTGAGCTGGACCAGCAGGCCTTTTCGGCCGGCCTCAACCAAGCCATAGCCTTCACTGCAGAAGCTTATTATGCCATTGGGGACCTCTTTGCGGATCAGCCCCGGCAGGACCTAGATGCTGTGATGGATTTGTTAGTGCTGTATCAGGGGCATTTGGCCAACTTTCCAGACATCATCCATGTCCAGAAAG CCTCTTTCTGGGCTGCGGGTGCACATTGCTGGCGCatgttgatgagaagctcaacatga